A genome region from Erythrolamprus reginae isolate rEryReg1 chromosome 4, rEryReg1.hap1, whole genome shotgun sequence includes the following:
- the HMGB1 gene encoding high mobility group protein B1 has product MGKGDPKKPRGKMSSYAYFVQTCREEHKKKHPDASVNFSEFSKKCSERWKTMSAKEKGKFEDMARADKVRYEREMKTYIPPKGESKKKFKDPNAPKRPPSAFFLFCSEYRPKIKGEHPGLSIGDVAKKLGEMWNNTSGEDKQPFEKKAAKLKEKYEKDIAAYRAKGKPDAAKKVAPKPEKSKKKKEEEDEDDDDEEDDDEEEEEEEEDEEEEDDE; this is encoded by the exons ATGGGCAAAGGTGATCCTAAAAAGCCAAGAGGTAAAATGTCCTCGTATGCCTATTTTGTGCAAACCTGCCGGGAAGAGCACAAGAAGAAACACCCAGATGCTTCAGTGAATTTCTCAGAGTTCTCAAAGAAATGTTCAGAAAGGTGGAAG ACTATGTCGGCTAAGGAAAAGGGGAAATTTGAAGATATGGCCCGAGCTGACAAGGTTCgttatgaaagagaaatgaaaacctATATACCCCCAAAAGGAGAATCAAAAAAGAAATTCAAGGATCCAAATGCACCAAAGAGGCCTCC TTCGGCATTTTTCTTATTTTGTTCTGAGTATCGTCCAAAAATCAAAGGAGAACATCCTGGTCTTTCTATTGGAGATGTTGCAAAGAAACTTGGAGAAATGTGGAATAATACATCTGGAGAGGATAAACAGCCCTTTGAAAAGAAGGCTGCTAAACTGAAGGAGAAATATGAAAAG GATATTGCTGCATACCGAGCTAAGGGAAAACCTGATGCAGCCAAAAAGGTAGCTCCTAAGCCtgagaaaagcaagaaaaagaaagaagaggaagatgaggatGACGATGATGAAGAGGACGacgatgaagaagaggaagaagaagaggaggatgaggaagaagaagatgatgaataA